DNA from Vicinamibacteria bacterium:
CTTCTTCCGGCGAATGGCGTGAGCCGACGCGGGCGGGCGGCAAGGGCGCATGGCTGGTCCGGTTCGGACCTCGTGTCGTAGAATTTGATCTGCGAGGAGGTTCCACTGATGGCGGATGGCGAGAGAGCCGAGATCGACGCTTTGCTTCAAGAGGGAAGACGATTCCCTCCACCCGAGGTCTTCCGCGAGGCGGCTCATCTCCGAGACGAGTCGGTTTACGAAGAAGCCCAGGCCGACCCGGAGGGCTTCTGGGCGAAGATGGCGTCCGAGCTCGATTGGATCGAGCCGTGGTCCCGGGTCCTCGATTGGAATCCGCCTCACGCCCGATGGTTCGTCGGTGGCAAGCTGAACATCAGCGCCAACTGCCTCGATCGGCACATCAAAACGGCTCGTCGCAACAAAGCCGCTTTGTTATGGGAGGGCGAGCCGGGCGACCGGCGCACGCTCACGTACTGGGATCTCTATCGCGAGGTGAACAAATTCGCCAACGTTCTCAAGAAGATGGGTGTCGGTAAGGGGGACCGCGTGGCGATCTACCTTCCGATGATCCCCGAGCTTCCCATAGCGATGCTCGCCTGCGCCCGCATCGGCGCGATCCACAGCGTCGTCTTCGGGGGGTTCAGCGCCGAATCGCTTCGCGACCGCATCAACGACGCGACCGCGAAGCTACTCGTCACCGCCGACGGTGGCTATCGGCGTGGAAATATCGTGCCCCTCAAGAAAGTGGCCGATGAGGCGGTGGAAGGCAGTCCGAGCATCGAGAACGTCATCGTCGTCAAGCGAGGCGACTTCCGCATTCACTTTCGAGAAGGTCGCGACCACTGGTGGCACGTCCTGATGGACGATGTCGCGACCCATTGCGAGCCCGAACCGATGGACGCCGAGGACACCCTCTACATCCTCTATACGTCCGGGACGACGGGCAAACCCAAGGGAATCGTGCACACGACGGGAGGCTATCTCACTCAGGTGGCGGCAACGACGAAATATGTCTTCGACCTGAAGGACGACGACGTTTGGTGGGCGGCCGCGGACATCGGCTGGGTCACGGGGCACAGCTACATCGTCTACGGCCCGCTCAGCCTGGGCGTCACCGGCGTCATCTACGAGGGCTCACCCGACTGGCCCGACAAGGATCGGTTCTGGACGATCGTTGAGAAATACGGAGTCACTTGTTTCTACACCGCGCCCACTGCCATCCGCGCTTTCATGAAATGGGGAACCTCCTGGCCCGCGAACCACGACCTCTCCTCGCTTCGGCTTCTGGGGACGGTGGGGGAGCCCATCAACCCCGAGGCCTGGATGTGGTACTACGAGCACATCGGCAGGAAGCGCTGCCCCGTCGTCGACACCTGGTGGCAGACGGAGACTGGAGCCATCATGTGCACGCCCTTGCCTGGTATCACGTCGCTCAAGCCAGGCTCGGCCACCAAGCCTTTCCCCGGAATCCAGATGGACATACTCACCGGTGACGGCCGGACGGTTCCCGTGGGCGGCGGCTTTCTCGCCATCACGACGCCGTGGCCGTCCATGCTTCGGGGAATCTGGGGCGATGCGGAGCGCTACGTGAGTACCTATTGGAGCAAATGGGACGAGAATGTTTACTTTCCGGGAGATGGCGCCAAACGGGATGCCGACGGCTATTTCTGGATCCTGGGTCGGGTCGACGACGTGTTGAACGTGTCCGGCCACCGCATCGGGACGATGGAAGTCGAGAGTGCGCTCGTCGACCATCCCGACGTTGCCGAGGCGGCCGTGGTCGGTAGAGCCCACGAGCTCAAGGGGCAGGCGATATCGGCGTTCGTGACCCTCAAGGAGGGAAGACACGTGACCGCTTCGACCATCGACGATCTGAAACAGCACGTCGTCAAGAAGATCGGCGCGATCGCCCGACCCGAAGACATCATCATCACCGCCGATCTGCCCAAGACCCGCTCGGGGAAGATCATGAGACGGTTGTTGCGGGACATTGCCGAGCACAAGACCCTCGGGGACACCACGACCCTCGCGGATCCGGCGGTCGTGGAGAAGCTCAGGGAAAAATATGCCGACGAGGCGGAATGATTCATGAAGATATCGCTATCGACCGACTCACTCGAGAACCTGCGCGCCGATATGGCCGTCGCGGTGTTCGATCCGGAGACGAGCCTCTTCACGGTGCCCGAGACCGCGATCGGGCGGGCGCTTCGAGACGCGAGCGATGGTTTTCGGACCGAGCGCTATCGGCGCGAGCGGCTCGTGACCTTCGAGCACGCGGGCGGGATCAAAGCTCTTCTGGTCTTCTCGACCACGTTGTCGAAGGCTTTCGATCTTGGCGAGAACGTCAAGATCTTCGCCGCCCGCTCGCTCGCTTACGCGCGAGACTACGGCTACTCCAAGGTGGTCTTTCTCCTCGATGACGCTCGGGGAAGAGAATACGTAGGGCACGCGGCCGAGGCCTACGTGCTCGGCGATTACCGGTTCGACAAGTACAAGCACGGCGAGTCCAAGAAAACCCCGGCGGTCTCGGTCAGCCTCTTGTGCCGCCCCGAAGATCGAACGGCCGCCGAGAGCGCGCTCGCTCGATATCGGACCGTCGCCGAGGCAGTCAACGATGCTCGAGATTTGGTGAACGAGCCGGGGGACAAGATCTATCCCAAGGTTCTCGCCGATGCCGCAAAGCGGATCGCGAAGGTCGGCAAACTCGGTATCAGCGTCGTCTCGGGTTCGCAGCTGGAGAAGGCCGGTTATCGCGGCCTGATTGCGGTGGGCAAGGGGAGCATCTATCCTCCTTGCCTCATCGTCCTCCGCTACCGCCCGAAGAAGAAGTCGAAACAGCATCTCGCGCTCGTGGGCAAGGGCATCACCTTCGACACCGGCGGCATCTCCATCAAGCCCGCCGAAGCGATGTGGCAGATGAAAGGCGACATGGCGGGCGGTGCCGCCGTTCTCGGCGCGATGTCGGCCATCGCGAAGCTCCGGCCAAGGATTACGGTGACGGGAATCGTGGCCGCGGCGGAGAACTTCCCCGGCCCGAAGGCACAGCGCCCCGGCGACATCTTCGTCGCGAAGAACGGAAAGTCGGTCATGGTCGACAACACCGATGCCGAGGGGCGACTGGTGCTCACCGATGCCCTGGCGCGCGCGGGAGAGGAGAAAGCGACCCACATCGTCGATGCGGCGACGCTGACCGGCGCCTGCATCAGGGCGCTGGGACAATCGGTCGCTGGCATCATGGGCAACGATCCGAAGC
Protein-coding regions in this window:
- a CDS encoding leucyl aminopeptidase; amino-acid sequence: MKISLSTDSLENLRADMAVAVFDPETSLFTVPETAIGRALRDASDGFRTERYRRERLVTFEHAGGIKALLVFSTTLSKAFDLGENVKIFAARSLAYARDYGYSKVVFLLDDARGREYVGHAAEAYVLGDYRFDKYKHGESKKTPAVSVSLLCRPEDRTAAESALARYRTVAEAVNDARDLVNEPGDKIYPKVLADAAKRIAKVGKLGISVVSGSQLEKAGYRGLIAVGKGSIYPPCLIVLRYRPKKKSKQHLALVGKGITFDTGGISIKPAEAMWQMKGDMAGGAAVLGAMSAIAKLRPRITVTGIVAAAENFPGPKAQRPGDIFVAKNGKSVMVDNTDAEGRLVLTDALARAGEEKATHIVDAATLTGACIRALGQSVAGIMGNDPKLIEAVIRSGKRHGELYWELPLVEEYRESLKTPYADVNNIGGKNAGAITAGLFLREFVPERTSWAHLDIAGPFIMEKPWKYYPEGATGFGVRTFVELAERFEEYF
- the acs gene encoding acetate--CoA ligase gives rise to the protein MADGERAEIDALLQEGRRFPPPEVFREAAHLRDESVYEEAQADPEGFWAKMASELDWIEPWSRVLDWNPPHARWFVGGKLNISANCLDRHIKTARRNKAALLWEGEPGDRRTLTYWDLYREVNKFANVLKKMGVGKGDRVAIYLPMIPELPIAMLACARIGAIHSVVFGGFSAESLRDRINDATAKLLVTADGGYRRGNIVPLKKVADEAVEGSPSIENVIVVKRGDFRIHFREGRDHWWHVLMDDVATHCEPEPMDAEDTLYILYTSGTTGKPKGIVHTTGGYLTQVAATTKYVFDLKDDDVWWAAADIGWVTGHSYIVYGPLSLGVTGVIYEGSPDWPDKDRFWTIVEKYGVTCFYTAPTAIRAFMKWGTSWPANHDLSSLRLLGTVGEPINPEAWMWYYEHIGRKRCPVVDTWWQTETGAIMCTPLPGITSLKPGSATKPFPGIQMDILTGDGRTVPVGGGFLAITTPWPSMLRGIWGDAERYVSTYWSKWDENVYFPGDGAKRDADGYFWILGRVDDVLNVSGHRIGTMEVESALVDHPDVAEAAVVGRAHELKGQAISAFVTLKEGRHVTASTIDDLKQHVVKKIGAIARPEDIIITADLPKTRSGKIMRRLLRDIAEHKTLGDTTTLADPAVVEKLREKYADEAE